From the Flavimarina sp. Hel_I_48 genome, one window contains:
- a CDS encoding restriction endonuclease subunit S, translated as MELVQKGFKQTEVGLIPEDWILRKFDEIFSFYSTSNYSKAQMNVAGDVGCIHYGLVHAIPNTNYNLKNGIKYYVSTKQASYEFVRDGDVIMVDASEDLEGLNKSVEVSGVENNKFIAGLHTYLIRDKNSLLADNYRGIVLNSEVVRNQMLQLAVGMKVFGVSKTQLVKVQIPLPPTLKEQKAIATALSDVDALISSLDGLIAKKKAIKQGAMQQLLTPPSKGGRRLPGFDGDWEEKTIDGITRNIIDYRGVTPKKLGMDWGGGNIIALSAGNVKKGFIDFDSDCYYGSDFLYKKWMRNGDVEKNDIVFTLEAPLGNVSLIPDNKRYILSQRTILLQLQKSEFYPHFIFQVLISDDFQKYISSSATGSTAQGIKRTTFEQLRINIPKDYEEQKAIAEILSDMDAEIEQLETKKAKYQQIKQGMMQELLTGKTRLV; from the coding sequence ATGGAACTAGTACAAAAAGGTTTTAAACAAACTGAAGTAGGTTTGATTCCTGAGGATTGGATACTTAGAAAATTTGATGAAATTTTTTCTTTTTATTCAACATCCAACTATTCTAAAGCTCAAATGAATGTTGCTGGAGATGTAGGATGCATACACTATGGTTTAGTACACGCTATTCCAAACACAAATTATAATCTTAAAAATGGAATAAAATACTACGTCAGCACTAAACAAGCGAGTTACGAATTTGTTAGAGATGGCGATGTGATTATGGTTGATGCTTCTGAAGATTTAGAAGGTCTAAATAAATCAGTTGAGGTTAGTGGTGTGGAAAATAACAAGTTCATCGCAGGGCTACATACATACTTAATACGAGATAAAAATTCTTTACTTGCCGATAACTATCGGGGTATTGTCCTAAATAGTGAAGTTGTTAGGAATCAGATGCTTCAATTGGCAGTTGGAATGAAAGTATTTGGTGTTTCTAAAACTCAATTAGTAAAAGTTCAAATCCCCCTTCCCCCAACTCTAAAAGAACAAAAAGCCATTGCCACAGCCTTAAGCGATGTCGATGCGTTGATCAGTTCGCTAGACGGTTTAATTGCCAAAAAGAAAGCCATCAAACAAGGCGCGATGCAGCAGTTGTTGACTCCGCCTTCAAAAGGAGGCAGACGCCTACCCGGTTTTGATGGGGATTGGGAGGAGAAGACAATTGATGGTATAACGAGAAATATTATTGACTACAGGGGAGTTACTCCGAAAAAGCTTGGAATGGATTGGGGAGGTGGAAATATAATAGCACTTTCAGCAGGAAATGTAAAGAAGGGGTTTATAGATTTTGATTCAGATTGCTATTATGGTTCAGATTTTCTTTATAAAAAATGGATGAGAAACGGAGATGTGGAAAAGAATGATATTGTTTTTACTCTTGAGGCACCACTTGGAAACGTTTCTTTAATACCAGATAATAAAAGGTATATTTTAAGCCAACGAACAATTTTATTACAACTTCAAAAGAGTGAATTCTATCCTCACTTTATTTTTCAAGTTTTGATATCTGATGATTTTCAAAAATATATTTCTTCCAGTGCCACAGGCTCTACAGCTCAAGGAATAAAAAGAACAACATTTGAGCAGCTTAGAATTAATATTCCTAAAGACTATGAAGAACAAAAAGCCATTGCTGAAATCTTAAGCGATATGGATGCAGAAATCGAGCAGCTTGAGACTAAAAAAGCTAAGTATCAACAAATCAAACAAGGTATGATGCAGGAGTTATTAACCGGTAAAACGAGGTTGGTGTGA
- a CDS encoding type I restriction-modification system subunit M → MAIKKSDLYSSLWASCDELRGGMDASQYKDYVLTMLFVKYVSDKYAGKNDLIVVPEGASFEDMIALKGKDSIGDDINKKILRPLFAANGLEGSMELVDFNDDEKLGSGQEKIDRLSKLIAIFENPALNFKNNRAEDDDILGDAYEYLMRHFATESGKSKGQFYTPAEVSRILAKVLDVDKADVPSYTAYDPTCGSGSLLLKVAEEAPNGLTIYGQEKDIATKGLAIMNMWLHGYPEATIYGKNTLANPQTTDEDGNLKRFDFVVANPPFSLKNWSNGIAPLQDEYKRFQGYGVPPEKNGDYAFLLHILASLKSTGKGAVILPHGVLFRGNAEAAIRQNIIERKWIKGIIGLPANLFYGTGIPACIIVVDKEHAENRKGIFMIDASKGFIKDGNKNRLREQDLHKIVDVFNNQWELDKYSRLVPFEEIEKNEYNLNIPRYIDTQEDEDIQDLNAHLNGGIPQKDIDALKAYWEVYPNLRKELFTPIREGYSRLNVAKADIKETIFNHPDFLSYNAQLDALFAEFKEANLPVLNAIDKDTKPKAFIKQIAEDLLQRYANKPLIGRYEVYQHLMNYWGATLKDDVYMLVEEGWVAKVQRIIEKNKKGKEIDKGWTCELIPKTLVINTYLAEEQQTLEDLQGTLETTLAERAALEEEHSGDEAAFGTLDKLNKAEVTRLNKELKVQQDEEATAFVKITQKWLKLYTKEASVKKDIKAAETELDQNTLEQYGKLTEAEVRQLVVEAKWLTDLYTDIQTEIDGISQRLANRIKELAARYEHTLNELDTETQDLENRVSAHLEKMGLVWN, encoded by the coding sequence ATGGCAATAAAAAAATCTGATTTATATAGCTCACTTTGGGCAAGTTGCGACGAATTACGAGGCGGGATGGATGCCTCTCAATATAAAGATTATGTGCTTACGATGCTTTTTGTAAAGTATGTAAGTGATAAATATGCAGGGAAGAATGACCTGATCGTGGTTCCGGAGGGCGCGTCTTTTGAAGATATGATCGCGCTTAAGGGTAAAGACAGCATTGGTGATGATATCAATAAAAAAATACTAAGACCGCTCTTTGCCGCTAACGGCCTGGAGGGTTCGATGGAACTGGTCGACTTTAATGATGATGAAAAGCTGGGCAGCGGTCAGGAAAAAATCGACCGACTCTCTAAGCTCATCGCCATTTTTGAGAACCCGGCATTAAACTTTAAAAACAACCGTGCAGAAGATGACGATATTCTGGGCGATGCCTATGAATACCTAATGCGGCACTTTGCCACCGAAAGCGGTAAGAGCAAGGGGCAATTCTACACTCCGGCTGAGGTTTCACGTATTCTGGCTAAAGTACTGGACGTTGATAAAGCTGATGTGCCGTCCTACACGGCTTACGATCCTACCTGTGGCTCGGGTTCGCTGTTGCTTAAGGTGGCTGAGGAAGCCCCTAACGGACTCACCATTTACGGACAGGAAAAGGACATCGCTACTAAAGGTCTGGCTATTATGAATATGTGGCTGCACGGTTATCCCGAGGCGACTATTTACGGGAAGAATACTCTGGCAAACCCACAGACTACAGACGAAGACGGGAATCTAAAGCGCTTTGACTTTGTGGTGGCCAATCCACCCTTTTCGTTAAAGAACTGGAGCAACGGAATCGCACCGCTTCAGGATGAATATAAACGCTTTCAGGGCTATGGGGTACCGCCCGAAAAGAATGGCGACTATGCTTTTTTACTGCATATTCTGGCTTCGCTTAAAAGTACCGGGAAGGGAGCGGTTATTTTACCACACGGGGTATTATTTCGCGGTAACGCAGAGGCAGCTATTCGCCAGAACATCATTGAGCGCAAATGGATCAAAGGCATTATAGGCCTGCCGGCAAACCTCTTTTACGGTACGGGAATCCCGGCCTGTATCATTGTGGTAGATAAAGAACATGCCGAAAACCGTAAAGGCATCTTTATGATCGATGCCAGTAAAGGTTTTATCAAAGACGGTAACAAAAACCGCTTGCGAGAGCAGGATCTGCATAAAATTGTCGATGTGTTTAACAACCAGTGGGAGCTGGATAAATATTCGCGACTGGTTCCTTTTGAGGAAATTGAAAAGAACGAATACAACCTCAATATTCCGCGGTATATCGATACGCAGGAAGATGAAGATATACAGGATTTAAACGCGCACCTTAACGGCGGCATCCCGCAAAAGGATATTGATGCGCTCAAAGCCTATTGGGAAGTCTACCCCAATTTGCGTAAAGAATTGTTTACGCCCATCCGTGAGGGCTATTCCCGTTTAAATGTAGCGAAAGCCGATATCAAAGAAACCATTTTTAACCATCCGGACTTTTTAAGTTACAACGCACAGTTGGACGCCTTGTTTGCAGAGTTTAAAGAAGCCAACCTGCCGGTTTTAAATGCTATAGACAAAGATACCAAGCCCAAGGCTTTTATTAAGCAAATTGCCGAAGACCTCTTGCAACGCTATGCCAATAAGCCGCTTATAGGCCGCTATGAGGTGTACCAGCATTTGATGAACTACTGGGGCGCTACCCTTAAAGATGATGTGTATATGCTGGTTGAGGAAGGCTGGGTCGCCAAAGTTCAGCGCATCATAGAGAAGAACAAGAAAGGGAAGGAAATAGATAAAGGCTGGACGTGCGAACTCATCCCAAAAACGTTGGTCATCAATACCTATCTGGCAGAAGAACAGCAAACCTTAGAAGATTTACAGGGCACGCTGGAAACGACTCTGGCAGAACGCGCAGCACTGGAGGAAGAGCATAGCGGCGATGAAGCTGCCTTTGGCACCTTAGATAAGCTCAATAAAGCCGAAGTAACCAGGCTGAATAAAGAGCTGAAAGTACAGCAGGATGAAGAAGCTACCGCTTTCGTGAAAATTACACAGAAATGGTTAAAGCTATACACCAAAGAAGCAAGCGTCAAAAAAGACATTAAAGCTGCCGAGACCGAATTAGATCAAAACACATTAGAGCAATACGGCAAGTTGACCGAAGCTGAAGTACGCCAACTCGTTGTTGAGGCCAAGTGGCTTACCGATTTGTATACGGATATACAGACCGAAATAGATGGTATATCGCAACGTTTGGCAAACCGTATTAAAGAACTGGCGGCACGCTATGAGCATACTTTAAATGAACTGGATACTGAAACTCAGGATTTAGAAAACAGGGTAAGCGCACACCTGGAAAAAATGGGTTTGGTATGGAACTAG
- a CDS encoding DUF2779 domain-containing protein — protein sequence MQQLSETDFNIKPEAGMISNSERRWLQVVKTVQKDPTPHFAIDGLKNEMKSWIYPLNCIDFETTAVAIPFLAGIHPYEQLAFQFSHHVIYEDGRVEHRGEYINTKIGTFPNFDFLRALKSTLSHNSGSIFRYHNHENTILNVIYNQLKDADEPDKQDLMDFIQQISHNTGSNADQWTGPRDMIDLHKVVLNYYYDPAMAGSNSIKAVLPAALNSSEFLKDKYSKPLDHIGVSSLNFPEDYRFIHVEDNNVVSPYKKLPPLFEDWDADSLDAAVTQIEGISDGWAALVAYAKLQFQDVTQEERMEIENGLLRYCELDTLAMVMILEYFKDVTENFQ from the coding sequence ATGCAGCAACTCAGTGAAACCGATTTTAATATAAAGCCAGAAGCCGGAATGATAAGCAATTCAGAACGACGCTGGCTACAGGTAGTAAAAACGGTTCAGAAAGATCCTACACCCCATTTTGCGATCGATGGGTTAAAAAATGAAATGAAATCCTGGATCTATCCGCTGAACTGTATCGATTTTGAGACTACCGCAGTGGCGATCCCTTTTCTCGCAGGTATACATCCCTACGAGCAATTAGCCTTCCAATTCAGTCATCATGTTATTTACGAGGATGGCCGCGTGGAGCATAGGGGGGAATATATAAATACTAAAATAGGCACTTTCCCAAACTTCGATTTCTTACGCGCCTTAAAGAGCACGTTGTCCCACAATTCTGGCAGTATTTTTAGATACCATAATCACGAGAACACCATTCTCAATGTAATCTATAATCAATTAAAAGATGCTGATGAACCAGATAAGCAGGATTTAATGGATTTTATTCAGCAGATAAGTCATAATACAGGCAGCAATGCAGATCAATGGACTGGGCCGCGAGATATGATTGATCTCCATAAAGTAGTGCTCAATTATTATTATGACCCTGCAATGGCGGGTTCCAATTCCATTAAAGCAGTCTTGCCTGCCGCTCTTAATTCCAGTGAGTTTTTAAAAGATAAATATTCAAAACCCTTAGACCATATTGGAGTAAGCAGCTTGAATTTTCCTGAAGATTACCGGTTCATTCATGTTGAAGACAACAACGTGGTGAGTCCATATAAAAAACTGCCTCCGCTTTTTGAGGATTGGGACGCAGACAGCTTAGATGCAGCGGTTACCCAAATAGAAGGGATCAGTGATGGTTGGGCAGCACTGGTCGCATATGCCAAACTGCAATTTCAAGATGTTACTCAGGAAGAACGTATGGAGATTGAAAATGGTCTCCTGCGCTATTGTGAGTTGGACACTTTGGCAATGGTAATGATCCTGGAATATTTTAAAGATGTGACAGAGAACTTTCAATAA
- a CDS encoding helix-turn-helix transcriptional regulator, producing MDNYKLIERLNRIVRYLKDYPGISKRELLAKLAESDREEITIRTLERDIKNLRERFYLEINYNRAKNGYFLNPEFQHDVDEWIRFMEFAELGQFFRSGLTDFKSFGKLVQLHQTSFFLGIELLKPIVLAIRHKQNIQFLHINYWEETEKPYTIGPLMIREYLNRWYVIGVPQGKKEIRTFGLDRIKELQTAGSMEIKTNDFEKQLEQFNKIVGLNFNAGDGKLKIISLRVYYKHLKYLQSLPLHHSQKIDWAPGETHGTVKYHLIPNYEFKVQILKMGNLGEVISPAELRQEIKQMLKETLRFYQ from the coding sequence ATGGATAATTATAAATTGATAGAACGACTTAACCGCATTGTACGCTATCTGAAGGATTATCCTGGAATCTCCAAAAGAGAACTGCTGGCAAAACTAGCCGAAAGCGATCGGGAAGAAATTACCATACGCACCTTAGAACGGGATATTAAAAACCTGCGGGAGCGTTTTTATCTCGAGATCAATTACAACCGTGCTAAAAACGGCTATTTTCTGAATCCTGAATTTCAGCATGATGTAGACGAGTGGATTCGGTTTATGGAATTTGCAGAGTTGGGTCAATTTTTCCGATCGGGCTTAACCGATTTTAAAAGCTTTGGTAAACTGGTGCAACTGCATCAAACCTCCTTCTTTCTGGGTATAGAACTGCTAAAACCTATCGTACTGGCCATACGCCATAAACAAAATATTCAATTCCTCCACATCAATTATTGGGAAGAAACGGAAAAACCCTATACGATTGGGCCCTTAATGATCAGGGAGTACCTGAACCGCTGGTATGTAATTGGTGTTCCGCAAGGAAAAAAGGAAATTAGAACGTTTGGCCTGGACCGTATTAAAGAATTGCAAACCGCGGGTAGTATGGAAATAAAAACTAACGATTTTGAAAAGCAGCTGGAGCAGTTCAACAAAATCGTGGGACTGAATTTTAACGCTGGCGATGGAAAACTTAAAATTATAAGCCTGCGTGTTTACTACAAACATTTAAAATACTTACAAAGCCTGCCCCTGCACCATTCTCAAAAGATTGATTGGGCTCCAGGTGAAACACACGGAACGGTAAAGTATCATCTTATTCCCAACTATGAATTTAAAGTGCAAATACTCAAGATGGGAAATCTGGGAGAGGTCATTTCTCCTGCTGAGCTTCGCCAGGAGATCAAGCAGATGTTGAAGGAAACGCTTAGGTTCTATCAATAG
- a CDS encoding metallophosphatase domain-containing protein → MKRLFYKGNQITLISDTHGGHRRLTIPPSNILVHCGDACNGGNLEELADFFSWFTELPVRHRVFIPGNHDLIFDLEPELVHNLVPGNIIVLENSGWLIEDIQFYSVAARPWLYQAPEMPIHPIDFLLTHGPPYSILDMGTGCKLLYEFVEKVKPTYHIFGHIHDRAGQEVLRDGVFFLNVGSQTYA, encoded by the coding sequence ATGAAGCGTTTATTCTATAAAGGTAATCAAATTACGCTTATATCAGATACGCACGGTGGGCACCGCAGGTTAACCATACCACCTTCAAATATTCTGGTACATTGTGGCGATGCTTGCAATGGTGGAAATTTAGAAGAGCTAGCAGATTTCTTTTCCTGGTTTACCGAATTACCGGTCAGGCATAGGGTTTTTATTCCCGGCAATCACGATTTAATTTTTGATTTGGAACCGGAGTTGGTACATAATCTTGTTCCGGGCAATATCATTGTATTGGAGAATAGTGGCTGGCTAATAGAAGATATTCAATTTTATTCTGTAGCCGCGCGGCCATGGTTGTATCAAGCACCGGAAATGCCTATACACCCCATTGATTTCTTATTAACTCATGGGCCACCGTATTCAATTCTGGATATGGGAACAGGCTGTAAATTGCTCTACGAATTTGTAGAAAAGGTGAAACCCACCTATCATATTTTTGGACATATACATGATAGGGCAGGGCAGGAAGTTTTGAGAGACGGGGTTTTCTTTTTGAATGTAGGTAGTCAGACATACGCTTAA
- a CDS encoding DUF6804 family protein, whose product MKSSEALIKFALAIMMFLCLLDMPYGYYQFVRFVALIGFGILAYKANEQNKNTEMIIYGGLALFFQPFFKLALGREIWNIVDVIVGIGLIGTLVMNRNKSQY is encoded by the coding sequence ATGAAGAGTAGTGAAGCTTTGATAAAATTTGCTCTAGCAATTATGATGTTCTTGTGCCTATTGGATATGCCATACGGATATTATCAATTTGTTCGGTTTGTTGCCTTAATCGGATTTGGAATTTTGGCTTATAAAGCAAACGAACAGAATAAGAATACGGAAATGATTATTTACGGAGGTCTTGCCCTATTTTTTCAACCATTTTTTAAATTAGCACTTGGAAGGGAAATATGGAACATTGTAGACGTTATTGTCGGAATTGGACTAATTGGAACTTTAGTTATGAATAGAAATAAAAGCCAATACTAA
- a CDS encoding AAA family ATPase produces the protein MNKHNNILSKGQSINEQFKVTFFLKKGSYAETYRLKDQEGKTKLLKLFAYSKLHRTQFDSTGDVLEIEVLKKIKHPNLVKYCDSGELLLNGQKYTYAILDFISGETLVDKLKREQTINPYEAKDIISGVLNGLNYLHSLQNPIIHNDITNLNVMLDLSGKVTIPKIIDFGYARFLSQSNKDFLKEGLNPFYQANEAFNKVFSAQSDVFSVGALYYHLLEGLPPWFVEISKYKADSIKLEDAVIEERKKPLKFSSVTDQQTQNIISKALQSNAENRFKSIKSFIKAINGEMEVQQLSSPQEVSKPKLKEIKKEKGFSAIAGMQELKDTIQLDVIDALNEKERYAEYGLTIPNGMLLYGPPGCGKTFFAERMAEEIGFNFYQLKPSDIQSKYVNESQEKIKNLFDKARENAPSIIFIDELDAVVPNRDNSNVNHMNTSAVNEFLAQMNNCGDDGIFIIGATNRPNSIDPAILRAGRLDKVIYLPPPDLEARELMFKLYLERRPREVGLNYSELAIATENYVSSDIKFLCDEASRKALKTKSRISKEILLNTINNNKPSIKLDELQSYIAIRAKMEGLAENNNVRPRIGFKNN, from the coding sequence ATGAATAAGCATAATAACATATTATCCAAAGGGCAATCAATTAACGAGCAGTTCAAAGTGACCTTCTTTCTAAAAAAAGGGAGCTATGCTGAAACTTATCGTTTAAAAGACCAAGAAGGCAAAACCAAACTTTTGAAGCTATTTGCTTACTCAAAATTACATAGAACTCAATTTGATTCAACTGGTGATGTATTAGAGATTGAGGTTTTAAAGAAAATTAAGCATCCAAATTTGGTTAAATACTGTGATAGTGGTGAACTTCTTTTAAATGGTCAAAAATATACTTACGCAATTCTTGATTTCATCAGCGGTGAAACCTTGGTAGACAAATTAAAAAGAGAACAAACCATTAATCCTTATGAAGCTAAAGACATCATTTCAGGCGTTTTGAACGGATTGAACTATTTGCATTCTCTTCAAAATCCTATTATCCACAATGACATTACAAACCTGAATGTAATGTTAGATTTATCAGGTAAAGTTACGATTCCTAAAATCATTGATTTTGGCTATGCTCGTTTTTTAAGTCAATCAAACAAGGATTTTTTGAAGGAAGGTTTAAATCCATTTTACCAAGCCAACGAAGCCTTCAACAAAGTGTTTTCGGCTCAAAGTGATGTCTTTTCGGTTGGTGCATTATATTATCACTTGTTAGAAGGTTTGCCGCCTTGGTTCGTTGAAATTTCAAAATACAAAGCAGATTCCATAAAGTTGGAAGATGCTGTTATTGAAGAACGAAAAAAGCCATTAAAGTTTTCGTCAGTTACAGACCAACAAACTCAAAACATAATCAGCAAAGCGTTACAATCAAATGCTGAAAATCGATTTAAGAGTATTAAAAGCTTCATAAAAGCGATAAACGGAGAAATGGAAGTGCAACAGCTTTCATCACCGCAAGAAGTGTCTAAACCGAAACTAAAGGAAATAAAAAAAGAAAAAGGATTTTCAGCAATTGCAGGAATGCAGGAACTGAAAGACACAATTCAATTGGATGTAATTGATGCCTTAAACGAAAAAGAACGTTATGCCGAATACGGTTTAACCATTCCAAACGGAATGTTATTGTATGGCCCACCAGGTTGTGGTAAAACGTTCTTCGCAGAACGAATGGCAGAAGAAATAGGTTTTAATTTCTATCAGTTAAAGCCATCCGATATTCAGAGTAAGTACGTAAACGAATCGCAGGAAAAAATCAAAAACCTTTTTGATAAGGCTCGTGAAAATGCACCAAGTATTATTTTCATTGACGAATTAGATGCTGTTGTTCCAAATCGTGATAACTCGAATGTAAATCATATGAATACAAGCGCTGTAAATGAATTTTTAGCACAAATGAATAATTGTGGTGATGATGGCATTTTTATAATTGGAGCAACTAACAGACCCAACTCGATTGACCCAGCGATATTGAGAGCAGGTCGATTGGATAAAGTAATTTATCTACCACCGCCAGACCTTGAAGCTCGTGAGTTAATGTTTAAACTTTACTTGGAAAGAAGACCAAGAGAAGTTGGTTTAAACTATTCTGAACTTGCAATAGCAACAGAAAATTATGTTTCAAGCGATATAAAATTCCTTTGTGATGAAGCATCAAGAAAAGCATTGAAAACGAAATCAAGAATTTCTAAGGAAATTTTACTTAATACCATAAACAATAATAAGCCTTCAATTAAACTAGATGAATTACAAAGCTACATCGCCATAAGAGCGAAAATGGAAGGTTTAGCAGAAAATAATAACGTCCGACCAAGAATCGGTTTTAAAAACAATTAA
- a CDS encoding Hsp70 family protein translates to MARLKIDFGIDLGTTNSAIAVMDEGKVKMHRTDTQRDTMPSCIMVTKKGFLLGDKAYAQLSKDKKKAFSDLDFKSNIFIEFKRTMGNSVKYKTDDKIGVELSSKQLSAEVLKTLKSYVDNESVKSAIITIPAAFEMNQINATKKAAELAGIEYVELVQEPYAAAIAYGVESANKNGFWIVFDFGGGTFDSALVKVSDGIIKVIDTEGDNFLGGKNLDEAIVDNIFIPYLKERFAIDSIIENQEKFTAFKEMWKPLAEDAKNQLSYKEEYPILTNLYDEYGEDDEGEEFEIDLTISREQLKEVIEPFVQKAIDYCKVLLKRNNLDGNSLGELILVGGPTLSPIVRDMLEAQIKKPNTSVDPMTVVAKGAAIYASTINNTIDDENIDTSKVQLHIDYDSMVASDETFVTVKTKEADRIVFAEIARDDDAFKSEKVQLNNIGEVIELHLKSGERNTFTILLYDEKGNKLECEPKKFSIQPDTALGGATLTHTICIEVFDKKAGKKLLKAIKGLEKDKTLPAQGVSNGLTTRKQIRPGMDDFIDIPIYQGIPETKAISNNQVTTVRITGDDIPKLLPEGSIADLTLNFTKGSDFSGKINFLDIDFEMLLEINSNESEVTKEWLAQQIKETENNLRNIDTPNKSGLEKELEKVKNVFESKNTEAGRLEARSELQKVAREIEQVEKLNEWPNLEETLKEEFYRLEKANNELGNEKTTQVVNQFRSQLDEVVRAKDVKLGNGLLEEISGFFIQLTLIYQLVDFIRQHNNNFNSYNWKDSSIARTLLNKGLEIISENPTTDELHPIVISVIDYLEEVDKPGENVFGV, encoded by the coding sequence ATGGCAAGATTAAAGATAGACTTCGGTATTGATTTAGGAACAACTAATTCTGCAATTGCAGTAATGGATGAAGGTAAAGTGAAAATGCACCGAACAGATACACAGCGAGACACAATGCCTTCTTGCATTATGGTAACTAAAAAAGGCTTTTTGCTTGGTGATAAAGCTTATGCTCAATTGTCTAAAGATAAAAAGAAAGCATTTAGTGACCTTGATTTTAAATCAAACATCTTTATTGAGTTCAAACGAACAATGGGTAATTCAGTAAAGTATAAAACTGATGACAAAATTGGCGTTGAACTGTCTTCTAAGCAACTTTCTGCTGAAGTATTGAAGACTTTGAAATCTTATGTGGATAATGAAAGTGTTAAATCCGCAATCATTACAATTCCTGCTGCATTTGAGATGAATCAAATCAATGCAACTAAAAAAGCTGCGGAGTTGGCAGGAATAGAATATGTAGAATTAGTCCAAGAGCCTTATGCAGCTGCAATTGCCTATGGTGTTGAGTCCGCAAATAAAAATGGTTTTTGGATAGTATTTGATTTTGGTGGAGGAACATTTGATTCTGCTTTGGTCAAAGTTTCAGACGGTATAATTAAAGTTATTGATACCGAAGGGGATAACTTTTTAGGTGGTAAAAATCTTGATGAAGCTATAGTTGACAATATATTTATTCCGTATCTGAAAGAGCGTTTTGCTATTGATTCAATAATTGAAAACCAGGAAAAATTCACTGCATTCAAAGAAATGTGGAAACCACTTGCAGAAGATGCCAAAAATCAATTATCGTACAAAGAAGAATATCCAATTCTTACCAATTTATACGATGAATACGGTGAAGATGATGAAGGTGAAGAATTTGAAATTGATTTAACTATCTCTAGGGAACAGCTTAAAGAAGTAATAGAACCGTTTGTTCAGAAAGCCATTGACTATTGCAAAGTACTTCTTAAACGAAATAACTTGGACGGCAACTCATTAGGAGAATTGATCCTTGTCGGTGGTCCTACACTGTCGCCAATTGTTAGAGATATGCTTGAGGCACAAATTAAAAAACCAAACACAAGCGTTGACCCTATGACTGTAGTTGCTAAAGGTGCGGCTATTTATGCTTCTACAATTAATAACACAATCGATGATGAAAATATAGATACTTCAAAGGTTCAGTTGCATATAGATTATGATTCGATGGTGGCAAGTGATGAAACCTTTGTTACAGTGAAAACTAAAGAAGCGGATAGAATAGTGTTTGCTGAAATAGCGAGAGATGATGATGCTTTCAAAAGTGAAAAGGTTCAGCTTAACAACATAGGCGAAGTCATCGAATTGCATTTAAAATCAGGTGAAAGAAATACTTTCACAATATTGCTTTACGATGAAAAAGGAAACAAATTAGAATGTGAACCCAAGAAGTTTTCAATACAACCTGATACAGCTCTCGGAGGAGCAACTTTAACCCACACAATTTGCATTGAGGTTTTTGATAAGAAGGCAGGCAAGAAATTATTGAAAGCTATTAAAGGTTTGGAAAAAGATAAAACTCTTCCTGCACAAGGTGTTTCCAACGGTTTGACAACAAGAAAGCAAATTCGTCCAGGAATGGATGATTTTATTGATATCCCAATTTATCAAGGAATCCCTGAAACCAAAGCAATTAGTAATAATCAAGTAACCACAGTTCGAATAACAGGAGATGATATCCCAAAACTTCTTCCTGAAGGTAGTATTGCTGATTTGACATTAAACTTTACAAAAGGCAGCGATTTTTCAGGAAAAATAAATTTCCTTGATATTGATTTTGAAATGCTCTTAGAAATTAATAGCAATGAGTCAGAAGTGACAAAAGAATGGCTTGCACAACAAATCAAGGAAACTGAAAATAATTTAAGAAATATTGACACTCCAAACAAGTCCGGATTAGAAAAGGAACTTGAAAAGGTTAAAAACGTCTTTGAAAGCAAGAACACAGAAGCTGGTCGCCTAGAAGCTCGTTCAGAACTTCAGAAAGTTGCCAGAGAAATTGAGCAAGTTGAAAAATTGAATGAATGGCCTAATCTAGAGGAAACTTTAAAAGAGGAATTTTACCGTCTTGAAAAAGCAAATAACGAGTTAGGAAATGAAAAAACGACCCAAGTGGTCAATCAATTCCGTTCGCAGTTAGATGAAGTTGTTCGGGCAAAAGATGTAAAGCTTGGAAATGGTCTTTTGGAAGAGATTAGTGGCTTTTTTATTCAATTAACCTTAATCTATCAATTAGTCGATTTTATAAGGCAACATAATAACAATTTTAATTCCTACAATTGGAAAGATAGTAGTATAGCGAGAACACTTTTAAACAAAGGATTAGAAATTATTAGTGAGAACCCCACAACAGACGAGTTGCATCCAATTGTTATTTCAGTTATTGATTATTTGGAAGAAGTTGATAAACCAGGAGAAAATGTATTTGGTGTTTAA